A single window of Nitrospira sp. SG-bin1 DNA harbors:
- a CDS encoding 30S ribosomal protein S12: MPTINQLVRKGRVFVKAKTKSPALKSCPQKRGVCLRVYTTTPKKPNSALRKVARVRLTNGMEVTTYIPGVGHNLQEHSIVLVRGGRVKDLPGVRYHLVRGALDAVGVADRKQSRSKYGAKRPK, translated from the coding sequence ATGCCGACGATCAATCAGCTGGTTCGAAAAGGGCGGGTCTTTGTGAAGGCGAAGACAAAGAGTCCTGCTCTGAAGTCATGTCCGCAGAAGAGAGGGGTGTGCCTACGGGTCTATACGACGACACCCAAGAAACCGAACTCGGCGTTGCGGAAAGTTGCGCGTGTGCGTCTCACGAACGGTATGGAGGTAACAACGTATATACCCGGCGTGGGGCACAATCTTCAGGAGCATTCGATCGTGCTTGTGCGTGGGGGTCGCGTCAAAGATTTGCCTGGCGTGCGGTATCATCTGGTCCGCGGGGCATTGGATGCGGTTGGAGTAGCCGATCGAAAACAGAGTCGTTCGAAGTATGGAGCGAAGCGGCCTAAGTAG